Below is a genomic region from Xiphophorus hellerii strain 12219 chromosome 17, Xiphophorus_hellerii-4.1, whole genome shotgun sequence.
CTAGACTGAAAGTTGACAATGGAGAAGAGGTTTAATATCGCACAACATCCTGAACAAACCATTTCCAGATTCATGCGGCTTTAACAGCGACAGGGAATCTGTCGCTGTTAAAGGAAAGATGGATAGAGGCTAAGTGTATAAGAGCAATCAtggaagaaaactttttagaggctgcaaaagacttgctCACCGTCCAGCAGTACAATCATCCTGAACATACATCCAGAAATACAACAGAacagtttagatcaaagcactTTTATTCGTTAGATCAGTCAAGTCCCGACCTAAATCCTAGGCTTGCTTCCCAATTCCTATTGAGCTGGAGCATTTGTGCACAGAAGGGCAGACACAAAGCTAGCAGATACCCCAAAAGTATTACAGTTGTGAAATTGTACTTCACTGCCACCCAAAATGTGGAAGGCTGAAAGAGAGACTGTATGTTTACTTTTGCAAGGGACTGTATCTATACGGCTAGACTTTATACACAAACTCAACAGAGTTTACAATGGATCAACAATAGATTTGCAATCTTTTACACCACTTTTATTATATAAAGCCAGAGATTATCTTAAAAATGATCATCTTCAATATATAGGTTACTCGTTGAACTCTGGTTCTCAAAGAAAGCTCTATATAACCGATCTAAGCAAATCACGATCCCCCTGTTGGGGAATGTCACAATGTCTAGTTAGTCAAGCACTCGAGTGCTGACTTTTGTAAGataacacacagagaaaacattaACTGAAGTGTTTTGGTGTTGAAGATCAGCTGAGAAGCTCTTGCTACATTTTGAAATCCATACAAATAGTGCAAAATAGATTTGCTTAGTGGCTGGAACAACAGCAGCATTTCAGTCACAGTGCCGGTTGTAGTCATAGGACCAGAAAGCACAAGAATATTAAGAAGACCTGCATTCATTAACTTACTCACAGCTCTAGTCAATACATAAGCATAATTTCACTTAGTTAAAACTTAATTAGATCAGCAACACCTGAAAAAAGGCTGATAGGGATCTTCTTTAAAAGCAGTTAATGatagaaaatacattaaatggCTTAGAGCTGCCTAAACACACCTACTATGGCAGGTTTCTCTTACAAATGAGGTTAGTGCACAAATTACAACCCCAACCCAAGGTCCTTTGTTTACTGGCTTGATAGTGTTCCTTGTAAGAAAGCAGAGTTTTCGCTGATGACCAACATTTCAGGTAGAACTAAGAAAACTCAACTGTTCACTGGTAAAGTGCTGGCGGTAGGAAAAGTGCTTCAAGCATGCAGTAACAAGGAGTACAttgttgtttgctgcatttcctTCATGTCTGCTTTGGAGCAGGGCATTTTCAACAGAGAAAACGGGGATAAGAAAACCTAAAAGGACTTCTTCAGAATGTGACTCGggccttttctttctttgctcttCTTCTGCATAGCCAGCTAGAACCTGTAGAACCCTGTAGAGCAGGACAACAGAAGACAAAGCTACTGCCATGGCCTCTGAGGTGGTGGGTTAGGGTTGGGGTAAATAGGAGCTGGTGTTGGGTGGTGGTAAGTAGGCACAGCTGTGTTGGGGTTGGGCGGATACGTTGGCGTGGGGTACTGCGCCATGATCCGGGGCTGGCTTTGGGTAATGGTGTGGGCTGGGGAGGAGCCTGCCGAAGTAGACGGGGGAAGGTGGAGGTACAGGGGAGCCGATGGAGCGGAAGGAGCAGAGGGTGCAGTAGGAGTAGGAACCCTCTGGAGGACGACGTGTGGGTACAGCTGGGACTCAGAACGGTAGAGTCCAGGCAGAGAGGTCTTCAGCAGACTCTCCTGACTCCTGAACAGGACACAGAACAACGAGAAGAACACTGTTAGTCAATGCAAGCCAATGCAATATTGGAGTTCAAAGTGTCTAAAGTTCCAAGACTCAAATGGTAAATGGCTTGTACTTGCATAGCTCTATATCAAGTCCAAAGGaccccaaagcgcttcacaTTGCATTAAGTCATTCCTCAATTCAAGCTTGTCACCTGCTAATGGTAGAAAGCTACCATTAGCTACTGGATAGTAGCTACAGCTGCTGTGGGGCACATTGATAGAGGTAGGCCCTTTGACCATCATCAGCAGGCAAGGTGGGTGGAGTGTCTTGTCCAAGGACTCAGTGACAGAGTGTGGAATAGACTCCTACCATGGTCACAACCATTGTCCCTAATAATGATTGAATGTAATAGCTAGTGTACAACTCCAGTGTAGAAGCACATTTTTTGAACAAATCATAAAATGCCAATGAGATTTGTCCATTAGCAGTCAAAGAgtaaaatctaatattttagcATATTGTctccttcctaaaataatggcctacaCCAGTtattgccaaaagtgattttttccccccctaaaTAATCTTTTGGCACACATGACTTGTTTTAGAGAGATGACAGTATGTAAGAAacagtttttgtatttactgaGGTTATGTTTgtctaaaactaaaatgtattgAGTGTAAGTGCGACAACAAGGTAGTGTATGATAAAGTAGTTTATCATACACTATGTTCAGGTGTAGAAAATCTTGAGTTtggatattattttatgtaaactttACAATCATTTTGACTTGGTTTGTAAAGATGGTTTACCGTTGGTATCCTCTGTTCTCGTATCCATTGAGGCCTCCTGTCAGGTAAAGGGGACTGTCGGGTGCCAGTCGGGGGTCCATCCTTTGGGACAGGTGGAAAATCTTTGGTGGAGGGAAGGCTTCCCACTCTCCCTCTTCCGTCTCCAGCCAGCATTCACTGCGGCGGCCTGATCTCTTCTCTCTGCGTCTGACCAAGACAAAGGTCTTTCAGCTAACTAGAGAACAACCAACATGTCTCTCAGCCAAACGTCCAAGCCCACCTGCTCCGGCAGTCTTTCTTGGCACGGTCCCGGCTAGATCGCTCCTGCAGGCAGCAGACGAGGAAGGACAAGGACATGGCGAAAATGACGATGCCACTCACAACTGAAGCCAACACAGCCACTCTCAGTCCACGGTCCTCTGGTCTGGGGATCGCTGTTATAGGATAAAGCATGCTTATAATAACACTTCCgatcatttgttttccatctggACTGGACTGACTTCAAGGCTGAGCCATGAGATAATGACGTTGGCCATTAATAACACAGTATACATAAACCCATTAAAAGGTGGATCTATGCACCTTCGCAGACGGGTAGGTAGTTGCTCCACTGCGCTTTGCCATTTTTGACATGGCAGGAGATTTTGTCGCTGCCGACCAGCTGGTATCCCTCTCTGCACCAGAAGGCCAGCACACTGCCCACCGACATGCCTGTTCCTCTCTCCACGTAGAAGGAGCCCCGACGAGGTGGCAGGACGGGGACACAGGACATACCTGATTGAAAGGGAAACAAAGACGAAGCATTATCATGTGGAcccttgtttttatttttacgctGTAAAGCGGATGGGACAGCTAGCGCCATCAAGGTATACCAGGTATTGCTGTAAAATGGGTAATAATGATTTCCTCCACCGTTCTTGCGGTTGGAAGTCATTATGACAAGATGTCAAAGAAAGTATGGGCGTTTTAAAACTGGGTTATGATGTATTAGTGCTTGGACTTGGTGTTTCATCTATGTATATATTACGATCATTTATTGGTTATTTCTTTAGTTTATCCCTTGTGTCAGTTTAGTCTCATTGCGTTTgagatttgtttcttttggctAGTGTATCTTTCGGTTTACTGTTCAGTTCAGGTTTCTTTATCCCTTTTAGttctctttgttgttgttgtttttcccttCACCTCATCCCACTATTACCCTTCCCAGCTGTTAATCACTTCCTCATTTACCTCCATCACCCTCTTTCCCCAACTGCATCCACTCACCTGTCATTAACTGTCCTAGTTCCTTTCTCATTTCCACAACTTCCTCTTTTGAAAATATGTAAGATTTCTATAAAATTATAGTGGATATACACACATTACTGAGGATCTATGCAAGTTGTAGATACCGCCTCTcgcccaatgactgctggatgGACAAATGGACGAACTGATGAGTAGATTGAAATCCATTTTTGATGCCGACCCAGCCTGCGTAGCAATATTGCATTACGATTTT
It encodes:
- the LOC116736808 gene encoding uncharacterized protein LOC116736808 isoform X2, whose product is MTAERRKEGREKKKSIAPNKMPKLTGFFQPVSGDGAETSSSPATRTLSYANTGTKIQPEPLTVTESVAGLASVESESVEAGSSSADGKTTVDPSSTDPAHWGEIDESVRAYWAERGPESCQNMNVGFRASGRVDKHQKRHFSKSHFKRKMLNGMSCVPVLPPRRGSFYVERGTGMSVGSVLAFWCREGYQLVGSDKISCHVKNGKAQWSNYLPVCEAIPRPEDRGLRVAVLASVVSGIVIFAMSLSFLVCCLQERSSRDRAKKDCRSREKRSGRRSECWLETEEGEWEAFPPPKIFHLSQRMDPRLAPDSPLYLTGGLNGYENRGYQRSQESLLKTSLPGLYRSESQLYPHVVLQRVPTPTAPSAPSAPSAPLYLHLPPSTSAGSSPAHTITQSQPRIMAQYPTPTYPPNPNTAVPTYHHPTPAPIYPNPNPPPQRPWQ
- the LOC116736808 gene encoding uncharacterized protein LOC116736808 isoform X1, whose amino-acid sequence is MTAERRKEGREKKKSIAPNKMPKLTGFFQPVSGDGAETSSSPATRTLSYANTGTKIQPEPLTVTESVAGLASVESESVEAGSSSADGKTTVDPSSTDPAHWGEIDESVRAYWAERGPESCQNMNVGFRASGRVDKHQKRHFSKSHFKRKMLNGMSCVPVLPPRRGSFYVERGTGMSVGSVLAFWCREGYQLVGSDKISCHVKNGKAQWSNYLPVCEAIPRPEDRGLRVAVLASVVSGIVIFAMSLSFLVCCLQERSSRDRAKKDCRSRRREKRSGRRSECWLETEEGEWEAFPPPKIFHLSQRMDPRLAPDSPLYLTGGLNGYENRGYQRSQESLLKTSLPGLYRSESQLYPHVVLQRVPTPTAPSAPSAPSAPLYLHLPPSTSAGSSPAHTITQSQPRIMAQYPTPTYPPNPNTAVPTYHHPTPAPIYPNPNPPPQRPWQ
- the LOC116736808 gene encoding sushi domain-containing protein 3 isoform X3: MPLRDRWRSGGSCLWMLLLLPMLCCLVLAQGSTPSPEDSRSITAAMLPEDWTNTMVPLQPDLQTVAQTPTEEPAEAPTEDQTEAPTEMQTQVFTNNYTGMSCVPVLPPRRGSFYVERGTGMSVGSVLAFWCREGYQLVGSDKISCHVKNGKAQWSNYLPVCEAIPRPEDRGLRVAVLASVVSGIVIFAMSLSFLVCCLQERSSRDRAKKDCRSRRREKRSGRRSECWLETEEGEWEAFPPPKIFHLSQRMDPRLAPDSPLYLTGGLNGYENRGYQRSQESLLKTSLPGLYRSESQLYPHVVLQRVPTPTAPSAPSAPSAPLYLHLPPSTSAGSSPAHTITQSQPRIMAQYPTPTYPPNPNTAVPTYHHPTPAPIYPNPNPPPQRPWQ